The following coding sequences lie in one Synechococcus sp. PCC 7336 genomic window:
- a CDS encoding helix-turn-helix domain-containing protein, protein MANSSGPTEKASCPVEIALKAIGGRWKVLILRELFEGTRRFNQLHRALTGITQKMLTQQLRELEADGIIHREVYKQVPPKVEYSLTEAGRQLKPVLNAMHQWGLDRASDRDLPLPDLRAI, encoded by the coding sequence ATGGCGAATTCGTCAGGCCCAACTGAAAAAGCCTCCTGCCCGGTGGAGATTGCCCTCAAGGCGATCGGCGGGCGCTGGAAAGTGTTGATCTTGCGAGAACTGTTTGAGGGCACGCGGCGGTTTAACCAACTCCACCGCGCCCTGACCGGCATTACGCAAAAAATGCTGACCCAGCAACTGCGCGAGTTGGAAGCGGATGGCATCATCCATCGGGAGGTGTACAAACAAGTGCCCCCCAAAGTGGAATATTCCCTCACAGAAGCGGGTCGCCAGTTGAAGCCAGTGTTGAATGCGATGCATCAGTGGGGGCTGGATCGTGCCAGCGATCGCGACCTGCCCCTGCCCGATCTGCGCGCTATTTAG
- a CDS encoding ATP-binding protein produces the protein MDDRELTTLLQDLESDRIERKASASDPAKIRQAICAFANDLPNHGQPGVIFIGVHDDGECADLPITDELLRTLADMRSDGNILPLPVLTIGKKVISGCELAIAIVEPSDAPPVRFKGRTWIRVGPRRAIATPEEERRLNERRRAKDLPFDLRPFPSARIEDLNLKLFQREYLTSALAPDVLEENQRSVEQQLTSLRFVTPEPEMDPTMLGILVVGKEPRQFIPGAYIQFVRFAGVELTDPIRNQKEINGSLIGLLRLLDEILQANISVSSDISTQPIELRQPDYPIVALQQLVRNAVMHRSYEATNAPIRLYWFENRIEIQNPGGPFGQVNERNFGTGITDYRNPHLAEAMRNLGYVQRFGIGIPTAQKQLEKNGSPPVEFLFGDSYMSAIVKRHP, from the coding sequence ATGGATGACCGCGAGCTAACCACACTTTTGCAAGATTTGGAATCTGACAGGATCGAGCGTAAGGCTTCGGCTTCAGATCCCGCCAAAATCCGGCAGGCAATTTGTGCTTTTGCCAATGACTTGCCAAATCATGGGCAGCCCGGAGTGATTTTCATTGGGGTTCACGATGACGGTGAGTGTGCTGATTTACCCATTACTGACGAACTGCTTCGGACTCTTGCCGATATGCGATCGGATGGCAATATCTTGCCATTGCCAGTCTTGACTATTGGCAAAAAAGTTATCAGTGGGTGCGAGCTGGCGATCGCGATCGTTGAGCCATCTGATGCTCCTCCCGTTAGATTTAAAGGTCGTACTTGGATTCGGGTTGGTCCTCGTCGTGCGATCGCAACTCCAGAGGAAGAGCGCCGCTTAAATGAGAGGCGGCGAGCAAAAGATTTACCATTTGACCTGCGGCCTTTTCCATCCGCCCGCATCGAAGATCTGAATTTAAAACTCTTTCAAAGAGAATATTTAACATCAGCGCTAGCACCAGATGTTTTGGAAGAAAACCAACGATCGGTCGAGCAACAGCTCACATCTCTAAGGTTTGTCACACCAGAGCCAGAAATGGACCCAACCATGCTGGGAATCTTGGTGGTGGGTAAAGAGCCCAGACAATTTATTCCTGGAGCGTACATTCAGTTTGTCAGATTTGCCGGAGTGGAATTAACCGATCCAATTCGCAATCAGAAGGAAATCAATGGCTCCTTGATAGGCTTACTTCGATTATTGGATGAAATTCTTCAAGCTAATATTTCAGTATCCTCAGATATTTCAACGCAACCCATCGAGCTTAGGCAACCCGACTATCCGATCGTAGCGTTACAACAATTGGTCCGAAATGCTGTTATGCACCGCTCTTACGAAGCAACGAATGCTCCTATACGGCTATATTGGTTTGAAAATCGCATCGAGATTCAGAACCCAGGCGGACCTTTTGGTCAAGTTAACGAACGGAATTTTGGCACGGGAATTACCGATTATCGCAATCCGCATCTAGCTGAGGCGATGAGGAATTTGGGGTACGTGCAGAGATTTGGAATAGGAATTCCAACTGCTCAAAAACAGTTAGAGAAGAATGGCAGTCCTCCTGTCGAATTTTTATTTGGTGATTCCTACATGTCGGCGATCGTGAAGAGGCATCCATGA
- the accC gene encoding acetyl-CoA carboxylase biotin carboxylase subunit, with protein sequence MTVPIRRRALTVQPIQKLLIANRGEIALRIIRTCAELGIATVAVYSTADRDSLPVQLADEAVCVGEPPSNRSYLNIPNIISAALTTGADAIHPGYGFLAENARFAEICADHNITFVGPRPENIRNMGDKATARATMQAAKVPTVPGSPGLIESDKAAIATAEAIGYPVIIKATAGGGGRGMRVAWSADDLLGMMRTAQGEAEAAFGNGGVYIEKFVENPRHIEFQILSDSYGNAIHLHERDCSIQRRHQKLLEEAPSPALTDRLRQAMGKAAVRVAKAINYVGAGTVEFLVDKHGNFYFMEMNTRIQVEHPVTEMITGLDLIAEQLRVARGEKLRWKQADVPLMGHAIECRINAEEPDRDFRPHPGKISAYLPPGGPGVRVDSHIYTDYSIPPNYDSLIGKLIVWGPDRQSAIQRMRRALGECAITGVPTTINFHQKILHNEAFLAAEVYTNFIQKHMLPESK encoded by the coding sequence ATGACTGTCCCAATCAGGCGCAGGGCATTGACCGTTCAACCCATTCAAAAGCTACTGATCGCCAATCGTGGCGAAATCGCCCTTCGCATCATTCGCACCTGCGCCGAACTGGGAATCGCCACCGTTGCCGTCTATTCCACTGCCGATCGCGACTCCCTTCCCGTCCAACTGGCCGACGAAGCCGTCTGCGTGGGCGAGCCCCCCAGCAACCGCAGCTACCTCAACATCCCTAACATTATCTCCGCCGCCCTCACCACCGGAGCTGACGCCATCCACCCCGGCTACGGCTTCTTAGCCGAAAACGCCCGCTTCGCCGAAATATGCGCCGATCACAACATCACCTTTGTGGGGCCGCGCCCGGAAAACATTCGCAACATGGGAGACAAAGCCACCGCCCGCGCCACCATGCAGGCCGCCAAAGTACCCACCGTCCCCGGCAGCCCCGGCCTGATTGAATCGGACAAAGCGGCGATCGCCACTGCAGAAGCGATTGGCTACCCCGTCATCATCAAAGCCACCGCAGGCGGCGGCGGTCGCGGTATGCGGGTGGCCTGGAGTGCCGACGACCTGCTGGGCATGATGCGCACTGCCCAAGGGGAAGCCGAAGCCGCCTTTGGCAATGGGGGCGTCTACATCGAAAAATTTGTCGAAAACCCCCGCCACATCGAATTTCAAATTTTGAGCGACAGCTACGGCAACGCCATTCACCTGCACGAGCGGGACTGCTCCATCCAACGCCGCCACCAAAAGCTGCTGGAAGAAGCCCCCAGCCCCGCCCTGACCGATCGCCTGCGACAGGCAATGGGAAAGGCTGCCGTGCGGGTGGCCAAGGCGATTAACTATGTCGGAGCGGGCACCGTCGAGTTCCTCGTGGATAAACACGGTAACTTTTACTTCATGGAGATGAATACCCGCATTCAGGTGGAACATCCCGTCACCGAAATGATTACTGGCCTTGACTTAATTGCCGAGCAATTGCGGGTGGCGCGGGGCGAGAAACTCCGCTGGAAGCAGGCAGATGTGCCGCTGATGGGTCACGCGATCGAGTGCCGCATCAACGCCGAAGAGCCCGATCGCGATTTTCGCCCCCACCCCGGCAAAATCAGCGCCTATCTCCCTCCCGGCGGCCCCGGCGTCCGGGTCGATTCCCATATCTATACCGACTACTCCATCCCCCCCAACTATGACTCCCTGATCGGCAAGCTGATCGTCTGGGGACCCGATCGCCAGTCGGCCATTCAACGCATGCGGCGGGCCTTGGGGGAATGTGCCATTACCGGCGTGCCCACGACGATTAATTTCCACCAAAAGATTCTGCACAACGAGGCCTTCTTGGCGGCGGAGGTCTACACCAATTTCATTCAGAAGCACATGTTGCCGGAGTCTAAATAG
- the merF gene encoding mercury resistance system transport protein MerF, whose product MNPKTALQASISGTVFVALCCFTPILVVVFGAVGLSAWVGYLDFVLLPALGVMVGLSIVSYFRYRRYCYQESGKQGEDLR is encoded by the coding sequence GTGAATCCTAAGACTGCTCTACAGGCGAGTATTTCTGGCACCGTCTTTGTGGCTTTGTGTTGTTTCACCCCAATCCTAGTGGTGGTGTTTGGAGCTGTGGGATTGAGTGCTTGGGTTGGATATCTCGATTTCGTTTTGCTGCCTGCGCTGGGAGTCATGGTCGGGCTCTCAATTGTTTCGTATTTTCGCTACCGCCGTTATTGTTACCAGGAGTCTGGCAAGCAAGGAGAAGATTTGAGATGA
- a CDS encoding copper chaperone Copz family protein codes for MSECCSVSQPSRTQRICPIDGSLGQPVQPITLKSLLSPAALIHFEPQQSYSFCSSPACEVVYFSPQGQTFTTVDVKVPVCQKEGGEDVPVCYCFGWTRQRMRQAIAQSDPIDVCEFISERVKARQCGCEVNNPQGRCCLANVRAAIASMSDR; via the coding sequence ATGAGTGAATGTTGTAGCGTGTCTCAACCGTCCCGGACTCAAAGGATTTGTCCGATTGATGGCAGTTTGGGGCAACCCGTGCAGCCGATTACCCTGAAAAGTCTACTCAGCCCTGCTGCTCTCATACATTTCGAGCCTCAACAATCCTATAGTTTTTGTTCTAGCCCCGCCTGCGAGGTGGTCTATTTTTCGCCACAGGGGCAGACCTTCACAACGGTTGATGTGAAAGTGCCGGTTTGCCAAAAAGAGGGGGGGGAAGATGTGCCGGTTTGCTATTGCTTTGGTTGGACGCGGCAGCGGATGCGGCAGGCGATCGCCCAGAGCGATCCCATTGATGTGTGTGAATTCATCTCCGAGCGCGTTAAAGCTCGTCAGTGCGGTTGTGAGGTGAATAACCCTCAGGGGCGCTGTTGTTTGGCCAATGTGCGAGCGGCGATCGCCTCTATGTCAGATCGATGA
- a CDS encoding YHYH domain-containing protein codes for MIIVRTPIKKLYPIAGITLSIAILIAPVALAHSGGTNSDGCHRRRSNNTYHCH; via the coding sequence GTGATAATAGTGAGAACTCCAATAAAGAAGCTGTACCCGATCGCGGGCATTACTTTGAGCATTGCCATTTTGATAGCGCCAGTAGCCCTTGCTCATTCCGGCGGAACTAATAGCGATGGCTGCCACAGGCGGCGGAGCAATAATACCTATCACTGTCACTAG
- a CDS encoding Fic family protein produces MTWIHELKEWPEFTWDDSLLSAKLADIRYQQGRLLGRMENLGFDLRREASLSTLTNDVVKSSAIEGEALNSEEVRSSIARRLGLDIGGLVPSNRDVEGIVEVMLDATQLHSNPLTEERLFDWHAALFPTGRSGMHRITVGAWRPETAGPMQIVSGPIGQEQIHFEAPMATRIPKEISAFLAWFESRTAIDPVLKVGLAHLWFVTIHPFEDGNGRIARAIVDMALARADGTSDRFYSLSAQIEAERTTYYKWLERQQRGTLDVTAWLDWFLGCLGRAIDSTEETLARVLYKTQVWSYVNLRPVNLRQRLILNRMLDGFKGFMSTSKYAKIAKCSQDTALRDIRDFLERGIFVRNAGKGRSTTYRLATAEELISIQ; encoded by the coding sequence ATGACTTGGATACATGAGCTAAAGGAATGGCCTGAGTTTACCTGGGATGATTCCCTTCTATCCGCCAAGCTGGCCGACATTCGCTATCAGCAAGGACGCTTGCTTGGGCGCATGGAAAATCTTGGATTCGACTTGCGGCGAGAAGCAAGCCTCAGTACCTTGACTAATGACGTAGTGAAGTCATCTGCCATCGAGGGTGAAGCCCTCAATTCGGAAGAAGTGCGCTCTTCGATTGCAAGAAGACTTGGGTTAGATATCGGGGGGCTAGTCCCCTCGAACCGAGATGTGGAAGGGATTGTAGAAGTAATGCTCGATGCAACCCAGCTCCACTCCAATCCCCTGACAGAGGAACGCTTGTTTGACTGGCATGCCGCCCTATTTCCAACCGGACGCAGTGGTATGCACCGAATTACAGTAGGAGCTTGGCGACCAGAAACTGCTGGACCTATGCAGATTGTCTCTGGTCCGATTGGTCAAGAGCAAATACATTTTGAAGCGCCGATGGCAACGCGCATCCCCAAAGAGATTTCCGCTTTCCTGGCTTGGTTTGAGAGCAGAACGGCTATCGATCCTGTACTGAAAGTAGGTCTGGCACATCTGTGGTTTGTGACTATCCATCCCTTTGAGGATGGAAATGGCCGGATTGCACGAGCGATCGTCGATATGGCCTTGGCTAGAGCAGATGGCACATCAGATCGCTTCTACAGTCTGTCAGCACAAATTGAAGCTGAACGAACAACCTACTATAAGTGGCTCGAGCGACAACAGCGCGGAACGCTCGATGTTACTGCGTGGCTCGATTGGTTTTTGGGCTGTCTTGGGCGAGCGATTGACAGTACTGAAGAGACGCTGGCAAGGGTTCTCTACAAAACGCAGGTTTGGTCATACGTCAATCTGCGTCCCGTCAATCTGCGACAACGTCTAATACTGAATCGGATGCTCGATGGCTTCAAAGGTTTTATGAGTACATCAAAGTACGCCAAGATTGCCAAGTGTTCGCAAGACACTGCCTTACGGGACATCCGCGACTTTCTCGAACGAGGTATTTTCGTTCGGAATGCCGGAAAGGGGCGCAGCACAACTTATCGGCTTGCAACAGCAGAAGAGCTGATATCGATTCAATAG
- a CDS encoding ParA family protein, with product MNIPVIAFFNNKGGVGKTSLVYHLAWMYHDLELRVVTADFDPQANLTAAFLDEDRLEEIWEKEDDSYNTVYRCIRPLIRGVGDIAGPQLERIEDGLHLLVGDLQLSGFEDDLSAEWPGCLDRKERSFRIISAFWRLLSKARESCSADVVLVDLGPNLGAINRAALIAADYVVVPLSPDLFSLQGLKNLGPTLQRWREEWQERYRKNPAPDLYLPQGKMQPVGYVVLQHGVRFDRPVKAFQRWIVRIPQIYNDKVALKHGKANVALADDPNCLALLKHYQSLMPMAQEARKPIFYLKPADGAIGAHVYAVKNVYGDFKCLARKIAEQTGLRLPSEPLLPESESG from the coding sequence ATGAATATCCCAGTTATTGCCTTCTTTAACAACAAAGGAGGAGTTGGAAAAACATCACTTGTCTATCATTTAGCGTGGATGTATCACGATTTAGAATTGCGAGTGGTGACAGCCGATTTCGATCCTCAAGCAAATCTTACGGCTGCATTCTTGGATGAGGATAGATTGGAAGAAATTTGGGAGAAAGAAGATGATTCATATAATACTGTCTATCGATGTATTCGACCTCTGATTAGAGGTGTTGGTGACATTGCAGGGCCACAATTAGAAAGGATCGAAGATGGATTGCACCTTCTGGTTGGAGATTTGCAACTGTCTGGATTTGAAGACGATCTATCTGCTGAATGGCCGGGATGTCTCGATCGAAAGGAGCGATCTTTTCGAATTATTTCTGCTTTCTGGCGACTATTGTCGAAAGCCAGAGAAAGCTGTAGTGCCGATGTTGTTTTGGTTGACCTAGGGCCTAATCTGGGAGCCATCAATCGTGCAGCCTTAATTGCGGCCGATTATGTTGTAGTTCCACTGTCGCCGGATCTATTTTCATTGCAGGGACTGAAGAATTTAGGACCGACCCTGCAACGATGGCGAGAGGAGTGGCAAGAGAGATATAGGAAAAATCCAGCACCAGATTTATATCTGCCACAAGGTAAAATGCAGCCTGTAGGATATGTTGTTCTACAACATGGGGTTCGCTTCGATCGGCCGGTCAAAGCGTTTCAACGCTGGATCGTGAGAATCCCCCAGATTTATAACGATAAAGTTGCTCTGAAACATGGAAAAGCAAATGTAGCTTTGGCTGACGATCCAAACTGCTTGGCATTACTCAAACATTACCAAAGCCTGATGCCAATGGCTCAAGAGGCTCGCAAGCCAATTTTTTATCTGAAGCCTGCAGACGGAGCGATCGGTGCCCACGTTTATGCAGTCAAGAATGTTTATGGAGACTTTAAGTGTTTAGCTCGAAAAATTGCCGAGCAGACTGGATTGCGGTTGCCTTCCGAACCATTACTTCCTGAATCTGAATCGGGTTGA
- the mfd gene encoding transcription-repair coupling factor, giving the protein MSFLPIVRAMGQMPLADDLQSKLATHGTLPLSGLARIPKGLVASALAQKGDRPLLVITATLEEAGRWSTQLEAMGWSTVHFYPTTETSPYEPFDPEDELVWGQLQALTDLAAHPDRLAIVATERALQPHLPPPDVFRNFCFRLQPGDTLTVKELSDRLSRLGYERVSLVEREGQWSRRGDIIDIYPVSAEWPVRLELFGDELEKIREFDPATQRSQDSIPTITFTPTSYSAAILPALRECADLHPDIQTILEGEESPQGLRRFLGLAFDRPASLADYLPENAVVAIDELDQCRAHSQQWVEHIDEQWDSIQAAQPYLSRLHRDFDACAKTLDKFQQIHLSELVTEDSGLDLASRSLPSIPHQFGQLAKTLRDEMKRHQRVWIVSAQPSRSAALLQEHDCPAQYVPNPNDVPAIDKLGADLTPVALKYSGLAEVQGFILPTFRTLLVTDREFFGQHSLSTPSYVRKRRHAVSKQVDPDRLKPGDFVVHKNHGIGRFLKLESMTLNQETREYLAIQYADGTLRVAADRLNTLSRFRTTGSKQPVLHKMQGKTWEKTKGKVRKAIQKVACDLLELYAKRAEQRGFPYPGDSPWQQEMEDSFPYQPTPDQLKATQDVKQDMESDRPMDRLVCGDVGFGKTEVALRAIFKAVTSGKQAALLAPTTILAQQHYHTLRERFAPYPIEVGLLNRFRTAGERKDIQQRLATGELDIVVGTHQLLGKSVKFKDLGLLVVDEEQRFGVNQKEKIKALKTQVDVLTLSATPIPRTLYMSLSGVREMSLITTPPPSRRPIKTHLSPYDAEKVHAAIRQELDRGGQIFYVVNRVEGIEEIAARLRLMIPSLRIAIAHGQMAEGELEATMIAFNNGEADLLVCTTIIESGLDIPRVNTILVENAEFFGLAQLYQLRGRVGRAGIQAHAWLFYRQQSKLTDDARKRLRAIQEFTQLGSGYQLAMRDMEIRGVGNLLGAQQSGQMNAIGFDLYMDMLNEAIAKIRGQEIPTVDDTQVDLNLTAMIPTRYIADADLKMSAYREVAAANSRAELKGIAADWGDRFGPLPKPVQELLRVMELKYVAKSLGFARIKPVEAHVILETAMEEPAWERLKEVLPNHLQARFVYQPGKVAVRGLGSQPANQQLEFLIQWLDKMSAAIGETVSTVN; this is encoded by the coding sequence ATGTCCTTCCTACCCATCGTGCGCGCAATGGGGCAAATGCCCCTTGCCGACGACCTGCAATCTAAACTCGCCACCCACGGCACCCTCCCCCTCAGCGGTCTAGCCCGCATCCCTAAAGGACTGGTGGCTTCCGCCCTCGCACAGAAGGGCGATCGCCCCCTGCTGGTCATCACCGCCACCCTCGAAGAAGCCGGTCGCTGGTCCACCCAACTGGAAGCAATGGGCTGGTCTACCGTCCACTTCTACCCCACCACCGAAACCTCCCCCTACGAACCCTTCGATCCCGAAGACGAACTGGTCTGGGGCCAACTGCAAGCCCTGACCGACCTCGCCGCCCACCCCGATCGGCTGGCGATCGTCGCCACCGAACGCGCCCTCCAACCCCACCTGCCCCCACCCGATGTCTTCCGCAACTTCTGCTTTCGGCTGCAACCGGGAGATACCTTAACTGTGAAAGAACTGAGCGATCGCCTCAGCCGCCTCGGCTACGAGCGCGTCTCCTTAGTAGAACGAGAAGGCCAATGGAGCCGTCGGGGGGACATCATCGACATCTATCCCGTCTCCGCCGAATGGCCCGTGCGCTTGGAGCTGTTTGGCGACGAACTGGAAAAAATTCGCGAATTCGATCCGGCCACACAGCGATCGCAAGACAGCATTCCCACCATCACCTTCACCCCCACCAGCTACAGCGCCGCCATCCTGCCAGCCCTGAGGGAATGCGCCGACCTCCACCCAGACATTCAGACCATCCTAGAGGGGGAAGAATCACCGCAGGGACTGAGACGCTTTTTGGGACTAGCATTCGATCGGCCTGCCAGTCTGGCGGATTATTTGCCGGAAAATGCGGTGGTGGCGATCGACGAACTGGATCAATGTCGCGCCCACAGCCAGCAGTGGGTCGAGCACATCGACGAACAGTGGGACTCTATTCAAGCTGCACAACCCTATCTCTCTCGGCTGCATCGCGACTTCGACGCCTGCGCCAAAACCCTAGACAAATTCCAGCAGATCCACCTCTCCGAACTGGTCACAGAAGACTCCGGCCTAGATCTAGCCAGCCGATCGCTACCCTCCATCCCCCATCAATTCGGTCAACTGGCCAAAACCTTGCGGGATGAAATGAAGCGCCACCAGCGGGTGTGGATTGTGTCCGCCCAGCCCTCTCGCTCGGCTGCCCTGCTGCAAGAACACGACTGTCCCGCACAATATGTGCCCAATCCGAATGACGTTCCGGCGATCGATAAATTGGGAGCCGATCTCACCCCCGTCGCCCTCAAATATTCCGGCCTAGCTGAAGTACAAGGCTTCATCCTGCCCACCTTCCGCACCCTGCTGGTGACCGATCGCGAATTTTTCGGCCAACATTCCCTCTCCACCCCCAGCTACGTTCGCAAACGCCGCCATGCCGTCTCCAAACAGGTAGACCCCGATCGACTCAAGCCGGGGGACTTTGTCGTACATAAAAACCACGGCATCGGGCGGTTCCTCAAGTTGGAGAGCATGACCCTCAATCAGGAAACCCGCGAATATTTAGCCATTCAATATGCAGACGGGACGCTGCGGGTGGCAGCCGATCGCCTCAACACGCTGTCGCGCTTCCGCACCACTGGCAGCAAGCAGCCCGTCCTGCACAAAATGCAGGGGAAAACTTGGGAGAAAACCAAGGGTAAAGTTCGCAAAGCCATTCAAAAAGTGGCCTGCGATTTGCTGGAACTCTACGCCAAACGGGCGGAACAACGGGGATTTCCCTATCCAGGCGATTCCCCCTGGCAGCAGGAGATGGAAGACTCTTTTCCCTATCAACCCACCCCCGATCAGCTCAAGGCAACCCAGGATGTGAAACAGGACATGGAGAGCGATCGCCCGATGGATCGTCTCGTCTGCGGCGATGTCGGCTTCGGCAAAACAGAGGTGGCGCTGCGGGCCATCTTCAAAGCAGTCACCTCCGGCAAACAAGCCGCCCTGCTCGCCCCCACCACCATCCTGGCTCAACAGCACTACCACACCCTGCGGGAACGCTTTGCCCCTTACCCGATCGAAGTGGGACTGCTCAACCGCTTTCGCACTGCCGGCGAACGCAAGGATATTCAACAGCGGCTGGCAACCGGCGAACTGGATATTGTGGTGGGTACCCATCAACTGTTGGGAAAATCCGTCAAGTTCAAAGATTTGGGTTTATTGGTGGTGGACGAGGAACAGCGCTTTGGGGTGAACCAAAAGGAGAAAATCAAAGCCCTCAAAACCCAAGTGGATGTGCTTACTCTGTCGGCAACGCCGATTCCGCGCACCCTCTACATGTCTCTGTCTGGCGTGCGAGAAATGAGCCTAATTACCACGCCGCCCCCTTCCCGCCGTCCGATTAAAACCCACTTATCCCCCTACGATGCCGAGAAGGTTCACGCAGCGATTCGGCAAGAGTTGGACCGAGGCGGACAGATCTTCTATGTGGTCAATCGCGTGGAGGGGATCGAAGAAATTGCAGCCCGATTGCGCTTGATGATCCCCAGTCTGCGTATTGCGATCGCCCACGGCCAAATGGCGGAAGGGGAACTGGAAGCCACCATGATCGCCTTCAACAACGGCGAGGCGGACCTGCTTGTCTGTACCACCATCATCGAGTCCGGTCTGGATATCCCGAGGGTGAATACGATTCTGGTGGAGAATGCCGAATTCTTTGGTCTGGCGCAGCTCTATCAATTGAGAGGTCGGGTGGGTCGGGCTGGCATCCAAGCCCATGCCTGGTTGTTTTATCGCCAGCAAAGCAAGTTGACCGACGATGCCCGCAAGCGCCTGCGGGCCATTCAGGAGTTCACGCAATTGGGGTCTGGCTATCAACTGGCCATGCGAGATATGGAAATTCGCGGTGTGGGCAATCTGCTCGGTGCCCAGCAATCCGGCCAGATGAATGCGATCGGTTTCGACTTATATATGGACATGCTGAACGAGGCGATCGCCAAAATTCGCGGTCAAGAAATTCCCACTGTGGATGACACGCAGGTGGATCTCAATCTGACTGCCATGATTCCCACCCGCTATATTGCCGATGCCGATCTGAAGATGTCGGCCTATCGCGAGGTGGCCGCTGCCAACTCGCGGGCGGAACTCAAAGGCATTGCGGCAGACTGGGGCGATCGCTTCGGTCCCCTACCCAAACCCGTGCAGGAACTGCTGCGGGTGATGGAACTCAAATACGTGGCTAAATCTCTCGGCTTCGCGCGCATTAAACCGGTGGAAGCTCATGTCATTCTAGAAACCGCGATGGAGGAACCCGCTTGGGAAAGGCTCAAAGAGGTTTTACCGAACCACCTCCAAGCACGATTTGTCTATCAACCGGGTAAAGTCGCCGTCCGTGGCTTGGGGTCGCAGCCTGCAAACCAGCAGCTCGAATTCTTAATTCAGTGGCTGGATAAGATGTCAGCGGCGATCGGGGAGACGGTCTCGACTGTCAATTAA